The Desulfonatronum lacustre DSM 10312 region TCCCGAATGAAGCGCGGGACCATGCTCAGCGCCAAGCTGAAGGCGTCCATCGCGCCGTGGAAGGTCCTGGGCCAGCGCCAGAACGAGGACCCGGTCCTGGTGGCCCAGGACTGGGCGGCCATCAAGCACACCATGTGGAATTACGTGGGCATCAAGCGGACCACTCCGCGCCTGAAGCGGGCCTTCGACGATCTGCGCGACCTGAACAAGCGCCTGCACTCCTTTTATAAGGAAACGAAGCTTTCCAAACCGCTGGTGGATCTGTTCCACGGCTGCCAGACCGCCTACATCATCACCACCGCGGCCATGCGCAACACCGAGAGCAAAGGCTGCCACTTCCGGGTGGATGAGTGAAACGGCACACGTCTTCCTGGCGCGGTTATCGGGGCCGGTGTCGGCCCGGACAGGGAGAAGTGGGCTTTCAGGCCGTGGTGGAGCAGACGGATTTGTGGGTCGTGGCCCAGCGGGATCTGCGGCGGGAAGTGCTCCAGGCGGTGAACGCTTGTCGTGGGCTGCTTCAGGCGCACATCGCCCGGCAACCGGAATTCGCCGCCAGCCTGGAGCCGGTGCAGGTCCAGGCAGATGTTTCGGAAATCATCCAGGACATGGCCCGGGCCGGACGGATCTGCGGCGTGGGCCCCATGGCCGCGGTGGCCGGGGCCGTGGCCCAGTGGGTGGCCGCCTGGATCGTCGAACACTGCCCCGAAGCCGGTCCGACCTTGCTGGTGGAAAACGGCGGCGACCTCTACCTGCGGTCCGACCGGGAGCGGATTATCGGCCTGTTGGCCCTGCCCGAGGGCGAGTCCAGCCTGGGGTTGCGACTCGGCCCCGAGGATTTCCCCTGCGCGCTCTGCTCCTCCTCCGGGACCATCGGTCACTCCCTGAGCTTCGGCCAAGCCGACCTGGTAGCCGCCCGCTCCCGCGACGCCGCCCTGGCCGACGCCGCGGCCACGGCCCTGGCCAACCTGCTCCGCACTCCCAAGGACATGCCCCTGGTCATGCAACGGGCCGAAGCCTTTGCCGAACACGGTCTGGACGGCGTCTTCGCCCAATGCGGGGATCAGATTGGGGTCTGGGGGCGGATGGATTTGGTTTGCCTGGAGGCGTGATTGGTTGAGGCGGTTGTGCAACTGACCGGCGTAGTTTTGAATGAGGTCGCGTAACTACTCAGCACAAAGCAATGCTGTTGTCGGGGTCGGAGTCGGGGTCGGAATCGGGATCGAAAACGCTGGGATGCGTTCTTATTTTTTCCTGTTTCGATTCCGATTCCGATTCCGACCCCGATTGCCGGAACAAGAGCGGACGTAAAATGTGCTGAGTAGATACGAGGTCGCTTTGTTTAATCTACGATATTCACTCTGGCCCTCTCGTGCTCAAAAGAGGTGTCGATTCCTTTGACAAAGCCCATGAGTTGGGAAATGTCCCGCTCGGGGGTAAGCTGGGCTTGCGGGTTCCTTGCGCTTGACGACGGGCATGTCGGGCTCTTCACAATCTCCAG contains the following coding sequences:
- a CDS encoding UPF0280 family protein: MKRHTSSWRGYRGRCRPGQGEVGFQAVVEQTDLWVVAQRDLRREVLQAVNACRGLLQAHIARQPEFAASLEPVQVQADVSEIIQDMARAGRICGVGPMAAVAGAVAQWVAAWIVEHCPEAGPTLLVENGGDLYLRSDRERIIGLLALPEGESSLGLRLGPEDFPCALCSSSGTIGHSLSFGQADLVAARSRDAALADAAATALANLLRTPKDMPLVMQRAEAFAEHGLDGVFAQCGDQIGVWGRMDLVCLEA